From Alteromonas australica, one genomic window encodes:
- the mgtE gene encoding magnesium transporter, with product MAEALVSKYVQSQLRALNGALINGQFVSVRKLLLELPPSDVAHILESSPSRTRDELWELIDSDFHGDILEELSDDVRNGIITKMLPANVVDALEEMDTDDLAETLSSLPEPVLQDILASMDAQDRLRAEQALSYGEETAGFIMNTDTITLRPDVTIDVVLRYIRLKGELPENTDTFYVVNRTDNLVGIVPVARLLTADTDAKVSDVMDEESEAIPVNMPDDEVASLFERYNWLSAPVVDERHRLVGRITIDDVVDIIREDAEHSMMSMAGLDDDEDTFAPVMQSTKRRSVWLAVNLVTALMAAMVSDLFEATLSQLAVLAILNTIVPSMGGVAGNQTLTLVIRGMALGHVNASNSRWLISKEISIGFLNGAIWAVLIASVIALWKQDYMLGVIIAFAMLVNMIAAALAGATLPMIMKRLKIDPALAGSVILTTITDVVGIFAFLGTATLFLV from the coding sequence GTGGCAGAAGCTCTGGTCTCTAAATACGTACAAAGCCAATTACGTGCACTTAACGGTGCACTAATAAACGGTCAGTTTGTTTCCGTACGTAAACTGTTGCTTGAACTGCCCCCATCCGATGTTGCTCACATTTTAGAGTCTAGCCCTAGCCGCACACGTGACGAGCTATGGGAGCTTATTGATAGCGATTTTCATGGTGATATTTTAGAAGAGCTGTCGGACGACGTGCGTAACGGCATCATTACCAAAATGTTGCCTGCTAATGTTGTGGACGCACTAGAAGAAATGGACACCGACGACTTAGCAGAAACCCTAAGCAGTCTTCCAGAACCAGTATTACAAGACATCCTTGCCTCGATGGATGCCCAAGACCGATTACGCGCCGAGCAAGCCCTTTCCTACGGTGAAGAAACCGCCGGTTTCATAATGAATACCGACACCATCACACTTCGCCCAGATGTCACCATTGATGTCGTCCTTCGATACATTCGCTTAAAAGGCGAGTTACCGGAAAACACCGATACCTTCTACGTGGTGAATCGTACCGATAATTTGGTTGGCATTGTTCCCGTAGCACGATTACTGACCGCAGATACAGACGCAAAAGTGTCTGATGTAATGGATGAAGAGTCAGAAGCTATCCCGGTCAATATGCCCGACGACGAGGTAGCGAGTTTATTTGAAAGGTATAATTGGCTATCTGCCCCGGTTGTCGACGAACGCCATCGCTTAGTAGGCCGAATTACCATTGATGACGTGGTCGATATTATTCGTGAAGATGCTGAACACTCGATGATGAGTATGGCGGGTTTGGATGATGACGAAGATACCTTTGCCCCCGTTATGCAAAGTACTAAACGCCGTTCAGTGTGGCTGGCCGTTAACTTGGTAACTGCCTTAATGGCGGCGATGGTCAGTGACTTATTTGAAGCAACATTAAGCCAATTGGCGGTATTAGCTATACTCAACACCATTGTGCCGAGTATGGGAGGGGTTGCTGGAAATCAAACCCTGACATTGGTGATACGTGGTATGGCATTGGGTCATGTAAACGCCAGTAACTCACGATGGTTAATTAGCAAAGAAATATCTATTGGCTTTTTGAACGGAGCTATTTGGGCAGTGTTAATTGCCAGTGTTATTGCCTTATGGAAACAAGACTATATGTTAGGCGTTATTATCGCCTTTGCTATGCTGGTTAATATGATTGCCGCAGCGCTGGCTGGAGCCACGTTACCTATGATCATGAAACGGCTTAAAATAGACCCAGCCTTAGCCGGTAGCGTTATATTAACGACCATCACCGATGTGGTGGGAATATTTGCTTTCTTAGGCACAGCAACCCTGTTTTTAGTCTAA
- a CDS encoding HPr family phosphocarrier protein translates to MTIEKTLTIVNKLGLHARAATQLVQLANQFDAKIILVKGDKQADANSVLGLMMLESHQGEQVKVVVEGKDEEQALKAIETLIEGRFNEDE, encoded by the coding sequence ATGACCATTGAAAAAACACTTACCATTGTGAACAAGCTTGGCCTGCACGCCAGAGCGGCTACTCAACTGGTGCAATTAGCGAATCAATTTGACGCTAAAATTATTCTTGTAAAGGGCGACAAACAAGCAGATGCCAACAGCGTTCTTGGGCTCATGATGCTAGAAAGTCACCAAGGTGAACAAGTCAAAGTGGTCGTAGAAGGCAAAGATGAAGAACAAGCGTTAAAGGCCATTGAAACGTTAATTGAAGGTCGCTTCAACGAAGACGAATAA
- the rapZ gene encoding RNase adapter RapZ, protein MKLIIISGRSGSGKSVALRALEDLGYYCVDNIPVNLLPTLTHTVVDEYDQVAVSIDVRNLPKNPDDLVEILDYLPSSWSMTIVYIDASDDILVKRFSETRRLHPLAKLNKSLSESIKAEAALLAPVIERADLYIDTDKLTIHQLAELIRERILGKKSSRLVLVFESFGFKHGIPKDADYVFDARFLPNPHWEPDLKHLTGLDAPVEVFLGSQPVVTKFIWQIQNLITTWLPHLERNNRSYVTIAIGCTGGQHRSVFIAQTLAKTFSDLHPDVQLRHRELNQ, encoded by the coding sequence TTGAAACTAATTATTATTAGTGGTCGTTCGGGGTCAGGGAAGTCTGTTGCTTTACGGGCACTGGAAGATTTAGGGTATTATTGCGTAGATAATATTCCCGTCAATTTATTACCTACCCTTACCCATACGGTAGTCGACGAATACGATCAAGTTGCTGTAAGTATTGATGTACGTAACCTACCCAAAAACCCAGACGATTTAGTTGAAATACTCGACTACCTTCCCTCTTCTTGGTCCATGACCATCGTCTACATTGATGCCAGTGACGACATTCTCGTCAAACGCTTTAGTGAAACCCGACGATTACATCCATTGGCAAAACTGAATAAGTCTTTGTCTGAATCTATTAAAGCGGAAGCCGCTTTACTCGCTCCTGTGATTGAACGAGCAGACTTATACATAGATACCGATAAACTGACCATTCACCAACTTGCTGAATTAATACGTGAGCGAATTTTAGGTAAAAAGAGTTCTCGCCTGGTATTGGTATTTGAATCCTTTGGCTTCAAACATGGTATTCCTAAAGATGCCGATTATGTTTTCGACGCCCGTTTTCTCCCTAACCCTCATTGGGAGCCTGATTTAAAACACCTGACAGGGTTAGATGCCCCCGTAGAAGTATTTTTAGGCTCTCAACCGGTGGTGACCAAGTTTATTTGGCAAATTCAAAACCTCATTACCACTTGGCTTCCCCACTTAGAGCGTAACAACAGAAGTTATGTAACCATCGCCATAGGGTGTACCGGAGGCCAGCATCGCTCTGTGTTTATCGCCCAGACATTGGCAAAGACTTTCAGCGATTTGCACCCTGACGTGCAACTTCGACATAGAGAATTAAATCAGTAA
- the ptsN gene encoding PTS IIA-like nitrogen regulatory protein PtsN, whose amino-acid sequence MEIQAIVSLDRTECAVQCNSKKRILEIISNIAAKNNDNIDETTVLTSLLNRERMGSTGIGNGIALPHGRLAGLESVIAIIVTSNPAINFDALDNQPVDIFFALLVPEEQTEGHLQTLATVAGKLSDKETVKAIRRATNSDDIIAALS is encoded by the coding sequence ATGGAAATTCAAGCAATCGTAAGTTTGGACCGCACTGAATGTGCGGTTCAATGTAACAGCAAAAAACGAATTCTAGAGATCATCAGTAATATCGCTGCCAAAAACAACGATAATATTGATGAAACGACAGTACTCACTAGCCTATTGAACCGCGAGAGAATGGGCAGTACGGGTATTGGAAATGGTATTGCACTGCCTCATGGTCGACTGGCAGGATTGGAAAGTGTTATCGCCATTATTGTAACTAGTAACCCTGCCATCAACTTTGACGCGCTGGACAACCAACCGGTAGATATTTTCTTTGCCTTATTGGTTCCAGAAGAGCAAACCGAGGGGCACTTACAAACCCTAGCCACGGTTGCAGGTAAATTGAGTGACAAAGAGACCGTGAAGGCAATTAGGCGTGCCACCAATAGCGACGATATTATTGCAGCGCTAAGCTAA
- the hpf gene encoding ribosome hibernation promoting factor, producing MQINLTGHHVEITDSLRNYVDTKFSKLERHFDHISNVHVILNVEKLNQKAEATMHLSGAEVFASSENTDMYAAIDSMVDKLDRQVIKHKEKLKKH from the coding sequence ATGCAAATCAACCTTACTGGTCATCACGTCGAAATCACCGACTCTTTGCGTAATTATGTCGATACCAAGTTCAGCAAACTAGAGAGGCACTTTGATCACATTTCTAATGTGCATGTCATTCTCAATGTTGAAAAACTTAATCAGAAAGCCGAAGCGACCATGCATTTAAGTGGCGCTGAGGTTTTTGCTTCCTCTGAAAATACTGATATGTATGCAGCAATAGACAGCATGGTTGACAAACTAGACAGGCAAGTCATAAAGCATAAGGAAAAGCTGAAAAAGCATTAA
- a CDS encoding RNA polymerase factor sigma-54: MKPSLQLKFSQQLTMTPQLQQAIKLLQLSTLDLQQEIQEALDSNPLLEVEEGSDEPQLEKNNIDGDDVAQDAVTTASSDTLEAGDALEKNDLPDELPIDSTWDEYYSASSAPAPGPSNNDDEQIFQGETTEDIQAHLLWQMRLTHFSDTDRAIATAIIDSIDESGYLTVTLDDILDSVNSEDMEEPVELDEVECVLKRIQMFDPIGSGSRTPQECLMVQLRQFSDDTPWLKEAKQLIEEYSDLLSSKDYRTLMRKSRLKEDQLREAMRLLQTLNPRPGSALITKEPEYVIPDVSVTKKNGRWVVELNPDSLPKLSVNQQYAAMSRRAKNSSDSQFIRSHMQEAKWFIKSLESRNDTLMKVANCIVQQQMGFFEYGPEMMKPMVLNDVAEMVDMHESTISRVTTQKYMHTPRGIFELKYFFSSHVATESGGECSSTAIRALIKKLVAAETPSKPLSDSKIAQLLAEQGIKVARRTIAKYRESLSIPPSNQRKSLL, encoded by the coding sequence ATGAAACCATCTTTACAGTTAAAGTTCAGTCAACAACTTACCATGACACCTCAGCTACAGCAGGCGATAAAACTGCTGCAGCTGTCAACGCTCGACCTGCAACAGGAGATCCAGGAAGCCCTAGACTCAAATCCTCTACTTGAAGTAGAAGAAGGCAGTGATGAGCCTCAATTAGAGAAAAACAATATCGACGGGGATGACGTCGCTCAAGACGCCGTTACTACCGCATCAAGCGATACGCTTGAAGCCGGTGACGCATTAGAGAAGAATGACCTACCTGATGAATTACCCATAGACAGCACGTGGGACGAATATTACTCAGCGTCTTCTGCACCCGCCCCTGGGCCCTCGAATAATGACGATGAGCAGATTTTCCAAGGCGAAACCACCGAAGACATTCAAGCACATTTGCTATGGCAAATGCGTCTTACCCACTTTTCAGATACTGACCGTGCCATCGCAACGGCTATTATCGATTCAATTGACGAGTCTGGTTATCTTACCGTCACCCTTGACGACATTTTAGATTCTGTAAATTCCGAAGATATGGAAGAGCCGGTTGAATTGGACGAAGTAGAATGTGTGTTAAAACGCATTCAAATGTTCGACCCCATTGGTTCAGGCTCTCGTACACCGCAAGAATGCTTGATGGTTCAGCTTCGCCAATTTTCAGATGATACGCCTTGGTTAAAAGAAGCCAAACAACTGATAGAAGAATACTCAGACCTACTCAGTAGCAAAGACTATCGTACGCTGATGCGTAAAAGCCGTCTTAAAGAAGATCAATTACGCGAAGCTATGCGCTTGTTGCAAACATTGAATCCTCGCCCAGGTAGCGCTCTTATCACTAAAGAGCCTGAGTATGTTATACCCGATGTCTCGGTCACCAAGAAAAATGGTCGTTGGGTGGTTGAACTTAATCCAGATAGCTTGCCTAAACTTAGTGTGAACCAGCAATATGCGGCCATGAGCAGAAGAGCGAAAAATAGTAGCGACTCGCAGTTCATTCGCTCTCATATGCAGGAAGCAAAATGGTTTATTAAAAGTCTTGAATCAAGAAACGACACCTTGATGAAGGTTGCAAATTGTATTGTGCAGCAACAAATGGGCTTTTTTGAATATGGCCCTGAAATGATGAAGCCCATGGTGCTTAACGATGTTGCTGAAATGGTTGATATGCATGAATCCACCATTTCACGTGTCACCACGCAAAAGTATATGCATACCCCACGTGGGATATTTGAATTGAAGTACTTCTTTTCTAGTCACGTTGCCACGGAGTCTGGGGGTGAGTGTTCATCTACTGCCATCCGCGCGCTGATTAAAAAGCTTGTAGCGGCTGAAACGCCAAGCAAGCCACTAAGTGATAGCAAGATTGCTCAATTGTTGGCCGAACAGGGCATTAAAGTCGCCCGGCGGACAATAGCAAAATACCGGGAATCATTGTCGATTCCACCGTCTAACCAGCGAAAGAGCTTACTTTAA
- the lptB gene encoding LPS export ABC transporter ATP-binding protein, with translation MATLSASNLAKAYKSRQVVRDVSLSVSTGQIVGLLGPNGAGKTTTFYMIVGLVPLDKGKITIDDGELTHQPMHERARKGIGYLPQEASIFRKLTVFENIMAILQTRKDLNSSQQEEEADALLDEFNINHIRNSTGMSLSGGERRRVEIARALAANPQFILLDEPFAGVDPISVNDIKKIIQHLRDRGIGILITDHNVRETLDVCEKAYIVSHGELIAQGTAEQVLSNQKVRDVYLGEQFRL, from the coding sequence ATGGCAACACTAAGCGCAAGTAACTTAGCCAAAGCCTATAAATCTCGCCAAGTAGTGAGAGACGTTAGTTTGTCGGTCTCAACCGGGCAAATCGTGGGCTTATTAGGCCCTAACGGCGCAGGTAAAACCACCACCTTTTACATGATTGTGGGTCTTGTGCCACTAGATAAGGGAAAAATCACCATTGATGATGGTGAGCTCACCCACCAGCCTATGCACGAACGCGCACGTAAGGGCATTGGCTACCTGCCACAGGAAGCCTCTATTTTTCGCAAGCTAACCGTGTTTGAAAACATCATGGCGATTTTACAGACACGAAAAGATTTAAATTCATCACAACAGGAAGAAGAAGCCGACGCCCTTCTTGATGAATTTAATATTAACCATATACGTAATAGTACAGGAATGAGTTTATCAGGTGGAGAACGCCGGCGCGTAGAGATTGCGCGTGCGCTAGCAGCCAATCCGCAATTTATTTTACTCGATGAACCATTTGCTGGTGTTGATCCTATATCGGTTAATGATATAAAGAAGATAATACAGCACCTTCGTGATAGAGGTATCGGTATCCTCATTACAGACCACAATGTACGAGAAACATTGGATGTATGTGAAAAAGCCTACATTGTGAGTCACGGTGAATTAATAGCCCAAGGAACGGCAGAGCAGGTTTTAAGTAATCAAAAAGTAAGGGATGTATACCTAGGTGAACAATTCAGGCTATAG
- the lptA gene encoding lipopolysaccharide transport periplasmic protein LptA: protein MYKPFIPLATSLILGFFAVTASATESDFNKPIKVDSKSQFVDGKNKTSLFKDNVRISQGTLVINADEVEVVATEGEGREIFIARGAPASYSQTLEDGTPVTAKANEIRYEVVNRTLSLDGNAELQQDTSSVKGDKITFDMITEQLLATGSGDNDEGRVTTVFRPEAIRKLTDEKAKEDENNEDDN from the coding sequence ATGTACAAACCATTTATTCCCCTAGCAACTAGCCTAATTTTAGGTTTTTTTGCAGTTACAGCGTCGGCGACAGAAAGCGACTTTAACAAACCGATAAAGGTAGATTCTAAATCGCAGTTTGTTGATGGTAAGAATAAAACCTCGTTGTTTAAGGATAACGTGCGTATTTCCCAAGGCACGTTAGTGATTAACGCAGATGAAGTGGAAGTGGTTGCAACAGAAGGCGAAGGCCGTGAGATATTCATCGCCAGAGGCGCGCCAGCAAGTTATTCGCAAACCTTAGAAGACGGCACCCCGGTAACAGCCAAAGCCAATGAAATTCGCTATGAAGTGGTTAATCGCACTCTCTCGTTAGACGGCAATGCAGAGCTGCAACAAGACACCAGTTCTGTGAAAGGCGATAAAATCACCTTTGACATGATTACCGAACAGCTTCTTGCCACCGGCAGCGGTGACAATGATGAAGGCAGAGTGACCACCGTTTTTCGACCAGAAGCGATTCGCAAGCTGACCGATGAGAAGGCGAAAGAAGACGAGAATAACGAGGACGATAACTAA
- the lptC gene encoding LPS export ABC transporter periplasmic protein LptC: MNLFGFNRLGLSISALFTLALLMYLPTWMKEEPTLARDKSLDALQPAYTAKNITTTLYDKDGALNHKVFARAMEHYDQLGFVLFQQPRYTLYSDNAKAPWEVTAVEGTLYNNELIQLENNVLIENQSQDDFVRTIQTAFIEINLNSKQMASDEPVEIRGLRYVINSNGFNANLRTQEYELIDHVQTIYSPSN, translated from the coding sequence ATGAACTTATTTGGCTTTAATCGCTTAGGGTTGAGTATTTCTGCACTTTTTACGTTGGCCTTATTAATGTACTTGCCAACCTGGATGAAAGAAGAACCAACATTGGCAAGAGATAAAAGCCTAGACGCGCTGCAGCCTGCATATACAGCCAAAAATATCACCACCACCTTATACGACAAAGACGGAGCGTTAAATCACAAAGTATTTGCGCGCGCAATGGAACACTACGATCAATTGGGGTTTGTTTTGTTTCAACAGCCCAGATATACCTTATATAGCGACAATGCAAAAGCACCGTGGGAAGTCACCGCCGTTGAAGGGACGCTGTACAATAACGAATTAATTCAATTAGAAAATAATGTTTTAATTGAAAACCAAAGCCAAGATGATTTTGTAAGAACCATACAAACGGCGTTTATAGAAATCAATTTGAACAGCAAGCAAATGGCTTCTGACGAGCCAGTGGAAATTCGAGGCTTGCGATATGTAATTAATAGCAACGGGTTTAACGCTAATTTACGTACCCAGGAATATGAGCTAATTGACCATGTACAAACCATTTATTCCCCTAGCAACTAG
- the kdsC gene encoding 3-deoxy-manno-octulosonate-8-phosphatase KdsC, with translation MTETTLYTSLPRTLYTQLAQVKLLVCDVDGVFSDGRIYLGNTGEELKAFHTRDGYGVKALVKAGIPVAVITGRRSAIVENRMKALNVDPIIQGEENKADALQDLMRSLSLSSEHVAAVGDDMPDTGMFEHAAIKIAVNDAHPTVKAQANWVLETRGGFGAVREICDTLLQVHGKLHGIHGASV, from the coding sequence ATGACAGAAACGACACTTTATACTTCATTACCCCGCACCCTATACACTCAATTGGCCCAGGTGAAATTACTTGTGTGCGACGTCGACGGTGTATTTTCAGATGGTCGTATTTATCTTGGTAACACCGGCGAAGAACTTAAAGCATTCCATACCCGCGATGGTTACGGTGTAAAAGCATTGGTGAAGGCAGGGATTCCCGTAGCAGTCATTACTGGGCGCCGCTCTGCTATTGTTGAAAATAGAATGAAGGCACTGAATGTTGACCCTATTATTCAAGGTGAAGAAAACAAAGCTGACGCCCTACAAGATTTAATGCGTTCGTTGTCCCTTTCCAGTGAGCACGTTGCTGCGGTAGGTGACGATATGCCAGACACCGGCATGTTCGAACACGCGGCGATTAAAATTGCAGTTAACGATGCCCACCCGACGGTGAAAGCCCAAGCCAATTGGGTGTTGGAAACCCGCGGCGGGTTTGGTGCAGTGAGAGAAATTTGTGATACCTTGTTACAAGTGCACGGCAAATTGCATGGCATACACGGAGCCAGTGTATGA
- a CDS encoding KpsF/GutQ family sugar-phosphate isomerase, whose protein sequence is MTNTENSFIASAKRVIDIEAKAISALNHRLDAHFVDACHLLRQCKGKVVVSGMGKSGHIGNKIAATLASTGTPAFFMHPGEANHGDLGMLSKNDVLIAISNSGETAELVNLLPVVKRLNVPIIAMTNSRQSALGQHANIVLDISVEKEACSLGLAPTSSTTATLVMGDALAVALLDDRGFTSDDFALSHPGGSLGRKLLLKVSDIMLTGDDLPIVNHHVSVAEALLEVSKKGLGMTGIVDDKNTLVGVFTDGDLRRILDARLNLHTAKVAEVMTEGGKVAHPEQLAVEAINVMETFKISALMVVDEHRQPLGAFNMHMLLKAGVL, encoded by the coding sequence ATGACGAATACAGAGAACTCCTTTATCGCGTCAGCAAAACGCGTAATTGACATCGAAGCGAAAGCCATCAGTGCCCTCAACCATCGCTTGGACGCCCATTTTGTTGACGCCTGTCACTTACTGCGTCAATGCAAAGGTAAAGTGGTAGTAAGCGGAATGGGGAAATCTGGCCATATTGGTAATAAAATTGCCGCGACGCTAGCGAGTACAGGCACCCCTGCGTTTTTCATGCACCCTGGGGAAGCCAATCATGGCGATTTAGGCATGTTATCTAAAAATGATGTCCTTATTGCCATTTCTAACTCTGGCGAAACCGCTGAACTGGTCAACTTGCTTCCCGTGGTTAAACGCTTAAATGTACCCATTATTGCCATGACAAATAGCCGGCAGAGCGCGTTGGGGCAACACGCCAATATTGTGTTGGATATCAGTGTGGAAAAAGAAGCTTGTTCTTTGGGGCTTGCACCCACTAGCAGCACTACCGCTACGTTAGTTATGGGCGACGCCTTAGCCGTCGCTTTGCTGGATGACAGAGGCTTTACCTCTGACGATTTTGCGTTGTCTCACCCCGGCGGCAGTTTAGGAAGAAAGTTACTTTTAAAAGTGAGCGACATCATGCTTACTGGCGATGACCTTCCCATCGTAAATCACCATGTATCGGTGGCAGAAGCACTCCTAGAAGTCTCGAAGAAGGGACTGGGCATGACAGGTATTGTGGATGATAAAAATACGCTAGTGGGCGTATTTACCGATGGCGATTTACGCCGCATTCTAGATGCCAGGCTGAATTTGCATACCGCAAAAGTTGCGGAAGTGATGACGGAAGGTGGCAAGGTTGCCCACCCTGAGCAACTCGCCGTTGAAGCAATAAATGTAATGGAAACCTTTAAAATTAGCGCACTTATGGTGGTTGATGAGCATCGCCAGCCGTTAGGTGCCTTCAATATGCACATGTTATTAAAAGCAGGCGTGCTATAG
- a CDS encoding calcium/sodium antiporter translates to MFLSVVIFLVGLIVLSWSADRFVYGASALAKNIGISPMMIGLTIVAMGSSAPEIVVSAMASANGNMNTAVGNALGSNITNIALVLGITALVKPLVVASTTLKRELPALLVITLIAVAFLFDGELASYEGLILMGLFVFVLAMMAWLSLQVDKEDPLVAETADEIPSNVSTTSALIWVGVGLVLLPLSAHFLVDSAVEIARYFGISDLVIGLTIIAFGTSLPELAASIAGVLKGEDDLALGNIIGSNIFNLLAVLGMPGLIAPGLLDPDVFNRDMWVMLGLTLLLFLFSFDLIGKRIISRTNGALFLASFIGYQIWLFG, encoded by the coding sequence GTGTTTTTAAGCGTAGTTATTTTTCTTGTTGGCCTCATTGTGCTCAGTTGGAGTGCTGATCGTTTTGTGTACGGCGCGTCTGCCCTCGCCAAAAACATTGGTATCTCCCCCATGATGATAGGCCTGACTATTGTTGCAATGGGGTCTTCGGCGCCGGAGATTGTTGTTTCTGCTATGGCGTCAGCCAATGGCAATATGAACACCGCCGTTGGCAATGCCTTAGGCTCGAATATCACTAACATTGCGCTAGTACTAGGTATAACCGCGTTGGTTAAACCTCTAGTGGTGGCTTCAACAACACTTAAACGAGAACTTCCCGCCTTATTAGTCATTACCCTAATTGCCGTAGCATTTTTGTTTGACGGTGAATTAGCCAGCTACGAAGGCTTAATTTTAATGGGCTTATTTGTCTTTGTCTTGGCCATGATGGCTTGGCTATCTCTACAAGTAGATAAAGAAGACCCCCTTGTTGCCGAAACTGCCGACGAAATTCCCTCAAACGTATCAACCACTTCAGCACTCATATGGGTCGGTGTCGGACTGGTTCTTTTACCCTTAAGTGCACACTTCTTGGTAGATTCAGCGGTAGAGATTGCGCGCTACTTTGGAATCTCCGACTTGGTTATCGGCTTAACCATCATTGCATTTGGCACAAGTTTGCCTGAATTAGCTGCCAGCATCGCAGGGGTTTTGAAAGGTGAAGATGACCTAGCATTAGGTAATATTATTGGCTCGAACATATTCAATTTGTTGGCCGTACTGGGAATGCCAGGGTTGATAGCCCCTGGACTACTCGACCCTGATGTATTTAACCGAGATATGTGGGTAATGCTTGGGCTAACCCTGTTGTTGTTTTTATTTAGCTTTGACCTTATTGGCAAACGAATAATCTCCCGCACGAATGGGGCATTATTCCTTGCTAGCTTTATCGGTTATCAAATTTGGCTCTTTGGATAA
- the mlaF gene encoding phospholipid ABC transporter ATP-binding protein MlaF, with the protein MDHLVEVDNLTFRRAERLIYDGISLRVPKGKITAVMGPSGIGKTTLLRLIGGQLIPDEGDVRFDGNSIVAMNRRELYQTRRRMSMLFQSGALFTDMSVFDNVAFPLREHTQLSEDIIATTVALKLQAVGLRGAASLMPSELSGGMARRAALARAIALDPDLIMYDEPFAGQDPISMGVLVKLIRELNDALGLTSIVVTHDVTEVLTIADYIYILADKRVIGEGTAQQIKESESELVQQFLKGQADGPVPFHFPADDLEQSFFGGGK; encoded by the coding sequence ATGGATCATTTAGTTGAAGTAGACAATCTTACCTTTCGACGCGCCGAGCGGCTTATATATGATGGTATATCGCTGCGGGTTCCGAAAGGCAAAATAACAGCAGTAATGGGCCCAAGCGGAATAGGCAAAACCACGTTGCTACGCTTAATCGGCGGGCAACTTATCCCCGATGAAGGGGACGTGAGATTTGATGGTAATTCAATTGTTGCCATGAATCGACGAGAGCTGTATCAGACCCGTCGTCGCATGAGCATGTTGTTTCAAAGTGGCGCGCTGTTTACCGACATGAGTGTGTTCGACAACGTGGCATTTCCGTTAAGGGAGCATACCCAGCTTTCAGAAGACATTATTGCTACGACTGTCGCATTAAAGCTACAGGCTGTTGGCTTAAGAGGCGCTGCCTCGTTAATGCCAAGTGAATTATCGGGCGGAATGGCACGACGCGCCGCACTAGCGCGTGCTATTGCATTGGATCCTGACTTAATTATGTACGATGAGCCATTCGCAGGCCAAGATCCTATTTCTATGGGCGTTTTGGTCAAGCTTATTAGAGAGCTTAACGATGCTTTGGGACTGACAAGTATCGTGGTAACCCACGATGTGACAGAAGTACTTACTATCGCTGATTACATATATATTTTGGCTGACAAGCGTGTTATTGGCGAAGGAACAGCGCAACAAATTAAAGAAAGCGAGTCTGAATTGGTTCAACAGTTTTTAAAAGGCCAAGCTGACGGGCCTGTTCCCTTTCATTTTCCTGCTGATGATTTAGAGCAAAGCTTCTTTGGAGGTGGGAAATGA